Proteins encoded within one genomic window of Spiroplasma sabaudiense Ar-1343:
- a CDS encoding Asp23/Gls24 family envelope stress response protein encodes MNNLMNEGTLKVIREAVITIPGLMSFAEVDKESGVVNATTSIDKAIEISITEKIHRLKIHIILMNGVNIKDVVTEVQIRVKYELEKLSNFTNSYYVDVAVDDLAK; translated from the coding sequence ATGAATAATTTGATGAATGAGGGTACTTTAAAAGTTATCAGAGAGGCTGTTATAACAATTCCTGGATTAATGTCTTTTGCAGAGGTTGATAAGGAAAGCGGAGTTGTTAACGCAACAACCTCGATTGATAAAGCTATTGAAATATCGATCACCGAAAAAATACATAGATTAAAAATTCACATAATACTAATGAATGGTGTCAACATAAAAGACGTTGTTACTGAAGTTCAAATTCGTGTTAAATATGAGTTGGAAAAACTCTCAAATTTCACTAATAGTTATTATGTTGATGTTGCTGTTGACGATTTAGCCAAATAA
- the rpmB gene encoding 50S ribosomal protein L28, with amino-acid sequence MARKDSLTGKGPLSGNKRSHALNATRRKWNLNLQKVRVMDEKGTMITLKVSARTLRTLKKNEKIV; translated from the coding sequence ATGGCAAGAAAAGATAGTTTGACCGGAAAAGGTCCTCTTTCAGGTAATAAAAGATCACATGCTTTAAATGCAACTAGAAGAAAATGAAATCTGAACCTTCAAAAAGTAAGGGTAATGGACGAAAAAGGAACTATGATTACATTAAAAGTTTCTGCTAGAACCTTAAGAACCTTGAAAAAAAACGAAAAAATCGTTTAA
- a CDS encoding thiamine diphosphokinase — protein MITKNAIIVTNENQIPLKNFKNAFFIGVERGCFDLINKNIPVDLAIADFDHVSSEELEVIKSKANKIEILNPEKDLIDGEVAILWAMKEGYSDILYLANPTIRHDMNLASLNFAFKYGVRILSDKSLILLLKKGKNIISFEKYQDYTYISFVANCPTKVNIENLKYEAKNLSLEPYSLAAISNCFVPYVDGAIESDEDICMILTK, from the coding sequence ATGATAACTAAAAATGCCATTATCGTTACAAATGAAAATCAAATCCCTCTAAAAAATTTCAAAAATGCTTTTTTCATTGGAGTTGAACGGGGTTGTTTTGATTTAATAAACAAAAATATTCCAGTTGACTTAGCTATTGCAGATTTTGACCATGTAAGTAGCGAGGAATTAGAAGTCATAAAATCCAAAGCAAATAAAATAGAAATCTTGAACCCCGAAAAAGACTTAATAGATGGGGAAGTTGCAATTTTGTGAGCCATGAAAGAAGGATATTCTGATATTTTATATCTTGCCAATCCAACGATAAGACACGATATGAATCTTGCTAGCCTGAACTTTGCATTTAAATATGGTGTTCGCATCTTGTCAGATAAAAGTCTAATCTTATTACTAAAAAAGGGTAAAAATATTATTTCATTTGAAAAATATCAAGATTATACTTACATTTCTTTTGTTGCAAATTGCCCAACAAAAGTTAATATTGAAAATTTAAAGTACGAAGCCAAAAATTTATCTTTAGAACCATATAGTCTCGCGGCAATTTCAAATTGCTTTGTGCCTTATGTTGATGGTGCCATTGAAAGTGATGAAGATATATGCATGATATTAACTAAATAA
- the rpe gene encoding ribulose-phosphate 3-epimerase yields the protein MKKYIIAPSVLSANFWDLKTELTQLKELKVEWIHYDVMDFDFVPNLTFGPKILKDIISNIDLKIDIHFMIKNKQPKLIDFLMPFIECKPAMMTMHFEALNDLEIKEFVKICKDNKIKASLAINPDKTVEEIKDYLSILDNVLVMSVFPGFGGQKFESNALTNISCLKKIINEKKLSLTIEVDGGINSQTAELVKKAGVDMIVAGSYLFGQKDIQERLEILKKDDN from the coding sequence ATGAAAAAATATATAATTGCTCCCAGTGTTTTAAGTGCAAATTTTTGAGATTTAAAAACCGAACTAACCCAATTAAAAGAACTTAAAGTCGAGTGAATACACTATGATGTAATGGATTTTGATTTTGTACCTAATTTAACTTTTGGTCCTAAAATTTTAAAAGATATTATTAGCAATATTGATTTAAAAATTGACATTCATTTTATGATAAAAAATAAACAGCCAAAGCTAATAGATTTTTTGATGCCATTTATTGAATGCAAGCCAGCAATGATGACAATGCATTTTGAAGCACTGAATGACTTAGAAATTAAGGAATTTGTAAAAATTTGTAAAGATAACAAAATTAAAGCTAGTCTTGCGATTAACCCGGATAAAACAGTTGAGGAAATTAAAGACTACTTATCAATTTTAGACAATGTTCTAGTAATGAGTGTTTTCCCGGGTTTTGGAGGTCAAAAATTTGAAAGCAACGCCTTAACAAATATTTCATGCTTAAAAAAAATTATTAATGAAAAAAAATTATCTTTGACAATTGAAGTTGATGGAGGCATAAATTCACAAACTGCAGAACTAGTTAAAAAAGCAGGAGTTGATATGATTGTGGCTGGTAGCTACTTATTTGGTCAAAAAGACATTCAAGAACGTTTGGAGATACTAAAAAAAGATGATAACTAA
- the rsgA gene encoding ribosome small subunit-dependent GTPase A, translating to MDSNLQGLILKIVSEYCYVLFENEVFECKAIGSLRHQQIKLTVGDLAFFEILDGVNKKGSITGIQKRRNELKRPRIANIDQVVIVTSVSNPDFASYILNKYLAFVEILEIKPILAFTKTDLIPHDHEFLKEIQGYKKLGYDSFLINNKVETNDNWEAFKNILKNKISVFTGQTGAGKSTTLNHLIPGLSEKTQEISKALNRGRHTTTKNELFFVNNGYIGDTPGFSSFELDNVSQTELSQSYQFFKDNLGKCKFRDCLHIESSPQCFIKRSVELRDFPEFIYNDYLKMIEEIKKIESRKKF from the coding sequence TTGGATTCAAATTTGCAAGGATTAATTTTAAAAATAGTTAGTGAATATTGCTACGTTTTATTTGAAAATGAAGTTTTTGAGTGTAAGGCAATTGGATCATTAAGGCATCAACAGATTAAATTAACGGTTGGAGATTTAGCTTTTTTTGAAATTCTTGATGGAGTCAACAAAAAGGGATCAATAACAGGAATTCAAAAACGAAGAAACGAGCTAAAGCGCCCAAGAATCGCAAATATCGATCAAGTTGTAATAGTTACATCAGTTTCAAATCCCGATTTTGCTAGTTATATATTAAATAAGTATTTAGCTTTTGTCGAAATTTTGGAAATAAAGCCAATTCTCGCATTTACTAAAACAGATTTAATACCACATGACCATGAATTTTTAAAAGAAATTCAAGGTTATAAAAAACTTGGTTATGATAGTTTTCTTATAAATAATAAAGTTGAAACCAATGATAATTGAGAAGCTTTTAAAAATATTTTAAAAAATAAAATCTCGGTTTTTACTGGTCAAACAGGCGCTGGTAAGTCAACAACACTAAACCACTTAATACCAGGACTTTCTGAAAAAACTCAAGAAATCTCGAAGGCTTTGAATCGCGGACGACACACAACTACCAAAAATGAACTTTTTTTTGTTAACAATGGCTACATTGGCGACACTCCGGGTTTTTCGTCATTTGAATTAGATAATGTTTCACAAACCGAACTATCTCAAAGTTATCAATTTTTTAAAGATAATTTGGGAAAATGTAAGTTTAGGGACTGCCTTCATATTGAATCATCGCCGCAATGTTTTATAAAAAGAAGTGTTGAGTTACGAGATTTTCCCGAATTTATTTACAATGATTATTTAAAAATGATAGAAGAAATCAAAAAAATAGAAAGTAGAAAAAAATTTTAA